The Leifsonia sp. ZF2019 DNA segment GGAGAGATCGGAGCGGCCGTTGACCTGCCACATCCCCGTGAGACCCGGCTTGATGTACAAGCGGCGGTGGACGTGGCTCTCGTACCCGTCGACCTCGCGCCGCAGTGGCGGGCGGGGTCCGACGAGGCTCATGTCGCCGACGAGCACGTTCCACAGCTGCGGGAACTCGTCGAGCGAGAACTTGCGGATGAAGCGTCCGACGCGGGTGACGCGGGGGTCGTCCTTCATCTTGAACAGGAGGCCGGAGCCTTCGTTCTGCTGCTGCAGCGACGCGAGGCGGGCCTCCGCGTCGACCGCCATGGAGCGGAACTTGAGCATCGTGAAGGTCGAGCCGTTGCGGCCGACGCGCTCCTGACGGAACAGGGCGGGGCCGGCGCTGTCGAGACGGATGACGATCCCGAGGACCAGCATGGGGAGCGCGAGCACGACCAGGGCGGCAGCCGAGGCGACGACGTCCAGCGCGCGCTTCAGCACGTGCTTGCCACCGGTGAACTGCGGGATCTCGACGTGGATGAGCGGCAGGCCCTCCACCGGGCGGAAGTGGATGCGCGGCCCGGCGACGTCGGTCAGCCGGGAGGCCAGGACGAGATCGGTCGCCGTGCCCTCGAGCGCCCAGCCCAGGTTGCGGATGAACCGGCTGCCCCCGCGAGGCTGGCCCGCGACGATGACCGTGTCGACGCCCAGCCGGTCCGCCGCCGCGGTGATACCCGCCAGATCGGCGACGACCGGGAGCCGGTCGGCGTCGGATCCGATGGTGACGAGGCCGGGCTCGTCCGGCACGGCGCCCACGACGTTGTAGGCCGCGCCGGACTTGCGCCGGATCTGTCCCGCGACGTACTCGATGTCGTCGGCGCTGCCGACCACGATCGCGCGGGAGAGGTAATTGTCGAACCGGCGCTGGCGCAGCAGCCACCGCCGCCACGTCCACCGGCTGAAGATGAGGGCGGAGGCGCCGATCGGCAGCGCGACGAGGAAGTAGCCGCGGGCGATGTCGACCTGCGCGACGAGAAAGAGGATGGCGAGGAGACCGAACGCGAGGGCGCTGGACTCGGCGACGAGCTTGTACTCGGAGAGCCCCATCCCGACCACGCGGGAGTCGCGGGTGTGTCCGGCGCTCAGGGCGAACAGCCATCCCGCGACGATGATGAGGGAGATCGCGCCGTAGCCGAACGGGAAGGCGAGCAGATTGGGCACCACGTCCCCGACCCCGAAGCGGATGAGGAACGCGGCCGAGACCGACGCCAGCACGATCACGGTGTCCGTGATGCCGAGCCGCACCCGGTAGTGCGCCGCCCAGTGCCGTCCGCCGCCGCGCGGCGTGCCGACCGGCTGCAGCTGCGGGTCGCCCGTGCGGACGTCCACCGGGCGGCGGAGGCGCCGGGTGGGGGCGAGCTGGCGGGGGCGGATGACGGTCATCGTCCGCACCCCCCGCCCGCCTGCGAGGAGACCGTCTCGCCGTGGCGTCCTCCGGGGAGGACAGAGCCGGCGGCGGCTGGGGGAAGGCCGTGGTCTCGAACGGCCTTGCCGCCGCCGGCCCCGATCAGGGGCGCTGCCCGACGGGACGAGGGCGTGCCGTGCTCGGTCGGTCGGGTACCGGTTCCGGTCATGGCGCATCCCCCTTCCCTCAGTCGTCGGGTGGCGTTTCAGGTGGTGGAGAGAGAGTTCGGGATGTCACAAGTGACGATTTCTCACCTCTTCACAAAAGTGAGAATACATCGTCTTTTGCTGCGATGGTTACCCCTCTACGGGGGTGGTCGCCGGCGACGCGACTCCCCGATCGGCGAGAAACGCGGAGAACGCCTCCGGATCGTCGAGATCGACCGGCGTCAGACCGGCATCGGGACGCGCCTGGTCGACGGCGAACGGCCACGCTGTGAGCCGCTGGGGATCGAGCGGTCGGTCGAGCACCCGGTCGAAGACGCTCACGTACGCCTGCGCCTGGGCGCGCCAATCCAGCTCGACGGAGACGCGCTCCCGGGCGGCGCGGCCCAGCGCCGCCCGGCGCTCCGGGTCGTCGAGCAGGGCCTCCACGGCGTCGGCGAACGCCCCGATGTCGCCCGACGGGACGTACACGGCCGTGTCACCACCGGAGACGCGGGTCTCGACGAGGTCGAACGAGACCGAGGGCAGCGCGAACGCCATGTACTCCATGGTCTTGTTCATCGTGGAGACGTCGTTCAGCGGGGTCTTCTGATCCGGCCCGAGCCCGAGGTCGGCCGCGCTCAGGTACTCGGCGATCTCCCGCGGCCCGACCCGGCCCGTGAAGGTGACGTGGTCGTCGAGGCCGAGCTCGGTGCACTGCGCACGGAGATCCTTGTAGCAGTCGCCGAAGCCCATGAGCACGGCGTGCACATCGGTGCGACCACGCCGGTGGACGAGCTCCTCCATGACCTCCAGCGCCCGGTCGACGCCGTCCTGAGGGCCCATGATGCCGAGGTAGGCGAGCAGGAAGGTCCCCGGCTGCTTGAGTCCGGCAGGGGGAAGCACCGGACGCATCACGCGCGTGTCCGGGCCGCTGCGGACGATCGTGATCTCTTCGGCGGGCAGACCGCCGCGGGTCATCGCGACCGAGCGATAGCTGCCGTTCGTCGAGATGACATGGTCGGACGCCCGGTAGGTGCGCCGCTCCAGCCAGCGCAGGCCGTTGTACTGGATGCGGCTCGGGAGCGAGGCCGGCTCGCCGAAGCGCGAGAGGAAGAGCTCCGGGTTGAGGTCGTGCTGATCGAACACGAAACGCACCTTCCGCCACCGCCACAGCAGGGCGAGCAGCCAGTACGTGTCCGGCGGGTTGCAGGCCTGGATGACGTCGAAGCCGCGGCGGCGGCGCACCTTCAGCGAGAGGCCGGCGGTGCGGATCCAGGAGTAGGCGAACTCCCACACGAAGCCCGCGATGCCCTGCGCCTCGCGCGCCGGGGGGTACTTGAAGATGGCGACGCCGTCGAGCTCCTGGTACGACGGATCCCCGGGGCCCTTGGGGCAGATCACGGACACCTGGTACCCCTGAGCGGTCAGGGCCTTGCACTCCAGCCACACCCTCCGGTCGAGGGGGACGGGCAGGTTCTGGACGATGATGAGCACACGTCTGCGTGCGCCGGGCAGCTTCTTCTTCACGACGGGAGACCTCCGTTCGGGCTTCGGGTGCGACCCCCTCATGCACCCTGCATTGGGGGCGGGCAGACCCATCGACAAAAGTGAGCATAGCTCGATAACCTTCGGATATGTGCGGAATCGCTGGAATCCACCGGCTCGACGGAACCGGCGTCGACCCTGCCCTCCTGCACGCGATGGCGGACCGTCTCGGCCATCGCGGGCCGGACGATCGGGGCGTCTGGACCCACGGCGCGGCCGGCTTCGCGCACACCAGGCTCTCGATCATCGACCTCCACGGATCGCGTCAGCCGATGACCTCCGCGGACGGCCGGTTCACCCTCGCGTTCAACGGGGAGATCTTCAACTACCGGCGGCTGCGGGAGGACCTGCAGTACCCGTTCACGACGGACGGCGACACCGAGGTCATCCTCGCGGGCATCGCCCAGCGCGGCATCGGCTTCATCGACCGGCTGGTCGGCCAGTTCGCGTTCGCGCTGCACGACTCCGCGACGGGGATCACGCACCTGGTGCGGGACCGCCTGGGCGTCCTCCCCTTGTACTACACGCACGGGGACGGCGCTGTCGTCTTCGCGTCGGAGGTCAAGGCGATCCTGCCCGCCCTGCCGCGGACGCCCTCCGTCGACCTGGCGAGCCTCGACTCCTACCTCTACGGCCGCAGCGTTCCGGCCCCGGACACCCTCTACGAGGGCATCCACAAGCTCCGCCCCGGCCACCGCGCAGAAGTCCACCCCGACGGCCGTCTGGAGGTGCTCCGCTACTGGCAGCCGCCGACGGAGGACAACACCCCGCGCTGGACCGAGCAGAGTGCGGTGGACGCGGTCGACGTGGCCGTCACGCAAGCGGTCGACGCGGCCCTCGTCGCGGACGTTCCGGTCGGCGCCTACCTCTCCGGCGGCGTCGACAGCAGTCTGATCGTCGCGAAGGTCGCCGCCCTGCGGCCCGGACGCACCGTGCACACCTTCGCCGCCGGCTTCGGGGACAAGCGGAACGACGAGCTCGGCTGGGCACGCATCGTCGCCGACGCCTTCGAGACCGAGCACCACGAGGTGCACGTCGACGCCAGCGACTTCGAGGACCTCTGGCCGCGACTCACCTACTTCCGCGACGCCCCGCTCTCCGAGCCGGCCGACATCGCCGTGTTCCGGCTCGCGGAAGCGGCGCGCACCACCGTGCGCGTCATCCTGTCGGGCGAGGGAGGCGACGAACTGTTCGCCGGCTACCCGAAGTATCGCGCCGCGCGAGCCGTTCAGCTCGCGTCGCACCTGCCGGCCGGCCTGCGCGCGAGCCTCGCCAACAGCATCGACCCCCGGCTGCCCGCCCGCCTCGGCCGGGCCCGCATCGCCCTCCGCGTCGCCGCGATGCGGAATGCCGAAGACCGCTACCGCACCTGGTTCGCCCCGTTCACGGCCAGCGAGCGCGCCCAGCTGCTCACGGGACTCCCCCGGCGCACGGCGCAGCTGCCCGACACGAACTCCGACGACGTCATCCGTGCCATGCTGCTGACAGACCTGTGGAGCTGGCTGCCCGACAACCTGCTCGAGCGCGGGGATCGGATGTCGATGGCCGCCTCCCTCGAGCTGCGCCCGCCGCTGCTGGACCACCGGCTCGTGGAGCTCGCGTTCCGGATGCCGTCGGCGTTCAAGGTGCGGCACGGCTCCACCAAGTGGCTGCTCAAGGAGGTCGCGCGCCGGTACGTCCCCTCCGAGGTGATCGACCGCAAGAAGGTGGGCTTCCGCGTGCCGCTCGACTCCTGGTTCCGCGGCGGGCTGCGCGAGGCGATGTGGGACCGGCTCACCGGGCCGGGATCCTTCGTCGGCGAGACGTTCGACCGCACCGCGGTGCAGAACCTGCTCACCCGGCACGAGAGCGGCGCCTTCAACGAGGAGAACCGCATCTTCACGCTGATGAGCCTCGAAGTGTGGCACGAGGCCGCGTTCGGCCGCACCGCCGCCCCGGCGCACTAGGCGGCGCGTGTGAGATCCGCGACGATCGTCGGCGGCGGCATCCTCGGCCTCGCCGTCGCAGAACGCCTCGCCCGGGAGGGACGCACGGTCACCCTGCTCGAGAAGGAGGACCGCTGGGCGGCTCACCAGACGGGACACAACTCCGGCGTCATCCACGCCGGTCCCTACTACGCGCCCGGGTCCCTCAAGGCGGAGATGTGCCGGGCGGGCAACGCGTCGATGGCGGCCTTCGCCGCCGAGCACGGCATCCCGCACGAGATCGGCGGCAAGCTCATCGTCGCGACCGCCGAGAAGGAGCTTCCGGGCCTCGATCGACTGGCCGAGCGCGCCCGCGCCAACGGGGTGCCCTCCCGACTCGTCGGGCCGGAGGAGGCGCGCGAGTTCGAGCCCGAGGTCGCGGCCGTGCGCGCACTGCGCGTGGAGACCACCGGCATCGTCGACTACGCGGCCGTCAGCCGGCGCCTCGCCGAGCTGGCGGGCGAGCACGGCGCGGAGCTGCTCACCGGCGCCCGGGTGCGTCGCGTCGCCGTCACGGGCGCGGGCGTGGAGGTCGAGCACGACCGGGGCACGTCCCGCTCGGACGTCCTCATCAACTGCGCCGGTCTGCAGGCCGACCGGGTCGCGCGCCTCGCCGGGATCGAGCCGGAGGTGCGGATCATGCCCTTCCGCGGCGAGTACTACGAGCTGAAGGAGGAGCGCCGCCCGCTCGTCCGCGGCCTCATCTACCCCGTCCCCGACCCCGACCTCCCCTTCCTCGGCGTGCATCTGACGCGCGGAGTCGACGGCGGCGTGCACGCCGGCCCGAACGCCGTGCTCGCGCTCGCTCGGGAGGGGTACCGATGGTCCGACATCCGCCTCGGCGACGCGTGGGACGCCGCGACCTATCCCGGCTTCCTGCGCCTGGCGCGCCGCAATCTCGGCACCGGCGCCGCCGAGGTGGCGCGCTCCTTCTCGCGCACCCTGTTCGCCCGCAGCCTCGCGCGGCTGGTTCCGGCCCTCCAACGCGACGACATCGTGCGCGCCGGATCGGGGGTCCGCGCGCAGGCCATGCGGCGGGACGGCTCCCTCGCGGACGACTTCGTCATCCAGCCGGCGGCACGCCAGCTGCACGTGCTCAACGCCCCGTCGCCCGCAGCGACCAGCTCGCTCGAGATCGCCGCCCACATCGTCGCCGCGGCCGACGGACTGGACTGAGGAGCCCGACGTGGACGTGACACCGGACCCGCCGCGGGTGCTCTACAGCTTTCCGCACACGCTCGGACGCGCCGGCATCGCCGAGACCGCCCTGCAACAAGTGCGCGGTCTGGCCCGCGCCGGGGTCCCCGTCGTCCTCTTCTGCACGTCGGCGATCGGCGTCGAGCTGCCGCCCGGCGTCGAGCTGCACGAGACCCTGGTGCTGGCGGGCCGCCGCATCCCGCACCGGGCGCTCGGAGTGCAGCGCGCGTACGACCTCCACGACCGCCGGGTGTCCGCCTGGCTGCGCCGCCATCCCGACGCCGTCGACGTGGTCCACGCCTGGCCTCGTGGATGCCTGCGCACGCTCGCCACTGCGGCCGGGCTCGGGATCGCCGCGCTGCGCGAGTCCCCCAACGCGCACACGACCAGCACCGTGCGGGCCTCCGCCGCCGCGTCCGCCGATGCGGGCATCCCGCTGCCCGCCGACCACTCCCACGCCGCCTCCGCAGCCGTGCTGGACCAGGAGGACCGCGAGTACCGCGCCGCGACCGCCGTCCTCGTGCCCTCGGACTACGCCCGGCGCGAGTTCGTCGCCCAGGGCTTCCCCGCCGACCGGCTGCTGCAGCACCGGTACGGATGCGACCTGCAGCGGTTCCCCGCCCGCGGCCCGTTCGGCCCGCACCCTTTCCGTGCCGTGTTCATCGGGCGGGGCGACCCCACGAAGGGGCTGCACGTCGCGCTGGAGGCCTGGGTCCGCGCAGCGATCCCGGACGGCGAGCTCCTCATCGCCGGCCGGATCCAGCCCGACTACGAGGCGGCCCTTCTCCCCCTGCTCGAGGAGCCCGGCGTCCGCCGCCTCGGTTTCGTCGACGATGTGCCGGCCCTGCTCGGCACGGCCGATGTGCTGCTCCTCCCGAGCTGGACCGAGGGCAGCGCGCTCGTCATCCTGGAGGCGCAGGCGAGCGGCTGCGTCCCCCTCGTCAGCGACGCCGGCGGAGCACTCGGCACCCCCGGCGAAGACTACCTGCGCCACACGGTCGGCGACGCGGACGCCCTCGCCGACCAGCTGCGCTCCCTCGCCACAGACCCCGTCCGCCTTGCGCGGCTCTCCGCGCACCTGACGGCCGGCCGGACCGCGTTGGGCTGGGATGCCGCAGCGACGGCGCTCATCGGGTGCTACCGGGAGGCGCTGCTGATGCGGGCGGCGGAGGGGGTGGAGCGGGCGCGCTAGCGTCCGGCGGCGCGGACGGTCAGGGGCGCTGCTCGGCGATGTGGACGTGCGTCTCGACCCGCTCCGCCGCCATCCGCCACAGACGCTCGGCGATCTCGGCCGGATCGATCGCCGTGGGACCGGCGTGCGGCGAGCCCTGCACGGAGCCGTTGATGACGACCTCGCCGACGTAGACGCCCTCCGGGCGCAGCCGGGCGGCGAGGAGGCCGACCAGCTTGGTCTTCGCGGAGCACTCCAGAGCGACGCCGTCGCCGCCGAACGACACCGCGTACCCGTCGATGGCGTCGTCGTGCAGTCCCAGCGCGCCGTTGACGACGAGGACCGCACCGGAGGCGGTCCGCAGGTCGTCGAGTGTCGTCTGGACGGCGGCGAGCAGACCCGCGACGCCGATGTCGAAGACGTGGGCGACGGTCTCCGGGTCCGCGATCAGGACATCGTCCACGACGACGTTCCGGTAGGCGGTGAGAGCGACGGCGGAGACCGGCCCGAGGTCGGCGCGGATCGCCCGCAGTGTGGCCCGGAGCGAGTCGGGGTCGCCGGCGTCGCCGACGAACGCGTGGGCGGCGACACCCGTGGCCTCCAGCTGCGCGACGCCGGCCTGAAGCCGTTCGGCGCGCCGTCCGACGAGGGCGATCGACCAGCCCTCCCGGCCGAAGCGGTGGGCGATGGCGTGGCCGTTTCCTGGGCCGTATCCGATGACGATGAGCACGGGCATGGTGTGCGCTCCTCCGGTGTCGTGCAGCCCGGGCCGGGCCGCGAGAGGACCAGCCTAGCATTAAGTGGAATAGGAGCTTCCGTTTCCGTTTCGG contains these protein-coding regions:
- a CDS encoding SDR family NAD(P)-dependent oxidoreductase translates to MPVLIVIGYGPGNGHAIAHRFGREGWSIALVGRRAERLQAGVAQLEATGVAAHAFVGDAGDPDSLRATLRAIRADLGPVSAVALTAYRNVVVDDVLIADPETVAHVFDIGVAGLLAAVQTTLDDLRTASGAVLVVNGALGLHDDAIDGYAVSFGGDGVALECSAKTKLVGLLAARLRPEGVYVGEVVINGSVQGSPHAGPTAIDPAEIAERLWRMAAERVETHVHIAEQRP
- a CDS encoding glycosyltransferase family 4 protein produces the protein MDVTPDPPRVLYSFPHTLGRAGIAETALQQVRGLARAGVPVVLFCTSAIGVELPPGVELHETLVLAGRRIPHRALGVQRAYDLHDRRVSAWLRRHPDAVDVVHAWPRGCLRTLATAAGLGIAALRESPNAHTTSTVRASAAASADAGIPLPADHSHAASAAVLDQEDREYRAATAVLVPSDYARREFVAQGFPADRLLQHRYGCDLQRFPARGPFGPHPFRAVFIGRGDPTKGLHVALEAWVRAAIPDGELLIAGRIQPDYEAALLPLLEEPGVRRLGFVDDVPALLGTADVLLLPSWTEGSALVILEAQASGCVPLVSDAGGALGTPGEDYLRHTVGDADALADQLRSLATDPVRLARLSAHLTAGRTALGWDAAATALIGCYREALLMRAAEGVERAR
- the asnB gene encoding asparagine synthase (glutamine-hydrolyzing); its protein translation is MCGIAGIHRLDGTGVDPALLHAMADRLGHRGPDDRGVWTHGAAGFAHTRLSIIDLHGSRQPMTSADGRFTLAFNGEIFNYRRLREDLQYPFTTDGDTEVILAGIAQRGIGFIDRLVGQFAFALHDSATGITHLVRDRLGVLPLYYTHGDGAVVFASEVKAILPALPRTPSVDLASLDSYLYGRSVPAPDTLYEGIHKLRPGHRAEVHPDGRLEVLRYWQPPTEDNTPRWTEQSAVDAVDVAVTQAVDAALVADVPVGAYLSGGVDSSLIVAKVAALRPGRTVHTFAAGFGDKRNDELGWARIVADAFETEHHEVHVDASDFEDLWPRLTYFRDAPLSEPADIAVFRLAEAARTTVRVILSGEGGDELFAGYPKYRAARAVQLASHLPAGLRASLANSIDPRLPARLGRARIALRVAAMRNAEDRYRTWFAPFTASERAQLLTGLPRRTAQLPDTNSDDVIRAMLLTDLWSWLPDNLLERGDRMSMAASLELRPPLLDHRLVELAFRMPSAFKVRHGSTKWLLKEVARRYVPSEVIDRKKVGFRVPLDSWFRGGLREAMWDRLTGPGSFVGETFDRTAVQNLLTRHESGAFNEENRIFTLMSLEVWHEAAFGRTAAPAH
- a CDS encoding sugar transferase, with the translated sequence MTVIRPRQLAPTRRLRRPVDVRTGDPQLQPVGTPRGGGRHWAAHYRVRLGITDTVIVLASVSAAFLIRFGVGDVVPNLLAFPFGYGAISLIIVAGWLFALSAGHTRDSRVVGMGLSEYKLVAESSALAFGLLAILFLVAQVDIARGYFLVALPIGASALIFSRWTWRRWLLRQRRFDNYLSRAIVVGSADDIEYVAGQIRRKSGAAYNVVGAVPDEPGLVTIGSDADRLPVVADLAGITAAADRLGVDTVIVAGQPRGGSRFIRNLGWALEGTATDLVLASRLTDVAGPRIHFRPVEGLPLIHVEIPQFTGGKHVLKRALDVVASAAALVVLALPMLVLGIVIRLDSAGPALFRQERVGRNGSTFTMLKFRSMAVDAEARLASLQQQNEGSGLLFKMKDDPRVTRVGRFIRKFSLDEFPQLWNVLVGDMSLVGPRPPLRREVDGYESHVHRRLYIKPGLTGMWQVNGRSDLSWEESVRLDLYYVENWSLAGDLVILWRTAKVLLQPTGAY
- a CDS encoding glycosyltransferase family 4 protein, with protein sequence MKKKLPGARRRVLIIVQNLPVPLDRRVWLECKALTAQGYQVSVICPKGPGDPSYQELDGVAIFKYPPAREAQGIAGFVWEFAYSWIRTAGLSLKVRRRRGFDVIQACNPPDTYWLLALLWRWRKVRFVFDQHDLNPELFLSRFGEPASLPSRIQYNGLRWLERRTYRASDHVISTNGSYRSVAMTRGGLPAEEITIVRSGPDTRVMRPVLPPAGLKQPGTFLLAYLGIMGPQDGVDRALEVMEELVHRRGRTDVHAVLMGFGDCYKDLRAQCTELGLDDHVTFTGRVGPREIAEYLSAADLGLGPDQKTPLNDVSTMNKTMEYMAFALPSVSFDLVETRVSGGDTAVYVPSGDIGAFADAVEALLDDPERRAALGRAARERVSVELDWRAQAQAYVSVFDRVLDRPLDPQRLTAWPFAVDQARPDAGLTPVDLDDPEAFSAFLADRGVASPATTPVEG
- the lhgO gene encoding L-2-hydroxyglutarate oxidase; the protein is MRSATIVGGGILGLAVAERLAREGRTVTLLEKEDRWAAHQTGHNSGVIHAGPYYAPGSLKAEMCRAGNASMAAFAAEHGIPHEIGGKLIVATAEKELPGLDRLAERARANGVPSRLVGPEEAREFEPEVAAVRALRVETTGIVDYAAVSRRLAELAGEHGAELLTGARVRRVAVTGAGVEVEHDRGTSRSDVLINCAGLQADRVARLAGIEPEVRIMPFRGEYYELKEERRPLVRGLIYPVPDPDLPFLGVHLTRGVDGGVHAGPNAVLALAREGYRWSDIRLGDAWDAATYPGFLRLARRNLGTGAAEVARSFSRTLFARSLARLVPALQRDDIVRAGSGVRAQAMRRDGSLADDFVIQPAARQLHVLNAPSPAATSSLEIAAHIVAAADGLD